One window of the Lysobacter sp. S4-A87 genome contains the following:
- a CDS encoding secretin N-terminal domain-containing protein: protein MRTIGTLAATASLALLTGCASDVRHHQMDAMLDKQSQESSLQWLASQAAAHPDDLALRSRHLQVRREVLNDHLRKAVAAYEAGDPAQARDWVGKAIAIAPDEEAPHAMLEWMDHQAQIDSKLKYAESVRAQRPQEALAIATDVLARQPGNVQAGRLRDALQSPGGAEAPTLTRDLNVPITVQFRDQPLISIFELMSNITGLNFTFDREVASTTPTTIYASNTPIKQVLSLVLQANQLTSKVVSGNSLLIYPRRPDKEIEYRDLTVRTFYLQNAQAPQVLAALKQMIKTRDVVLDERTNAIIMRDSPEAIGVAERLVAAMDVTPAEVVLEAEVLEVSASDLLQFGLLYPDRIEFTASPASGTDSQLRQTPGLLTLEELKSLNSGDILVRLGAPSLALDMLQREGRTNTLANPRIRVRNREKAKVLIGDRLPVVTTTLSDNFSTESINYQDVGLALEAEPIISSNDEVQVRLRLEVSSVTDTITTSTGLVAYQIGTRTAETVMSVRNNQTQALAGLLQRNEQAGGTGLPGLSRIPILDRIFGTRGSDKRRTELILLITPRIVRNQGVPVDSITDFYSGTETRLSTQRDDAIGDAAVRSATAQGSAAASPPRTGAAAVPPPSPTPPQSAVPSGPSSPPPQAPPPQQSPQGRRR from the coding sequence ATGCGCACGATCGGGACGCTCGCTGCCACCGCCTCGCTCGCCCTGCTGACCGGCTGCGCCAGCGACGTGCGCCACCACCAGATGGACGCAATGCTCGACAAACAGTCGCAGGAAAGCTCGTTGCAATGGCTTGCGAGCCAGGCGGCCGCGCATCCAGACGACCTCGCATTGCGCAGCAGGCACCTGCAGGTCCGGCGCGAGGTGCTCAACGACCATCTGCGCAAGGCGGTGGCCGCGTACGAAGCCGGCGACCCGGCGCAGGCAAGGGACTGGGTCGGCAAGGCCATCGCGATCGCGCCGGATGAGGAGGCGCCACACGCGATGCTGGAGTGGATGGATCACCAGGCACAGATCGACTCGAAGCTGAAGTACGCGGAGTCGGTGCGGGCCCAGCGGCCACAGGAAGCGCTGGCAATCGCCACCGACGTGTTGGCCAGGCAGCCGGGAAACGTGCAGGCCGGGCGCCTGCGCGATGCCCTGCAGTCGCCTGGCGGCGCCGAGGCGCCGACGCTGACGCGCGACCTCAACGTGCCGATTACGGTGCAGTTCCGCGACCAGCCACTGATCAGCATCTTCGAGTTGATGTCGAACATCACCGGACTGAACTTCACCTTTGATCGTGAAGTGGCATCCACCACGCCCACCACCATCTATGCCAGCAACACCCCGATCAAGCAGGTGCTGTCGCTGGTGCTGCAGGCGAACCAGCTGACCAGCAAGGTCGTCAGCGGCAACTCCCTGCTGATCTATCCGCGCCGGCCGGACAAGGAGATCGAGTATCGCGACCTGACGGTGCGCACCTTCTACCTGCAGAACGCTCAGGCTCCGCAGGTACTGGCCGCGCTCAAGCAGATGATCAAGACCCGCGACGTGGTCCTGGACGAGCGCACCAACGCGATCATCATGCGCGACTCGCCAGAGGCCATCGGCGTGGCGGAACGACTGGTCGCGGCGATGGACGTGACGCCGGCGGAGGTGGTGCTGGAGGCCGAGGTGCTGGAGGTGTCGGCAAGCGACCTGCTGCAGTTCGGTCTGCTGTATCCGGACCGGATCGAGTTCACCGCCAGTCCCGCGTCCGGTACCGACAGCCAGCTGCGGCAGACGCCGGGACTGCTGACCCTGGAGGAGCTCAAGAGCCTCAACAGCGGCGACATCCTGGTCCGGCTTGGAGCGCCTTCGCTGGCCCTGGACATGCTGCAGCGCGAGGGCAGGACCAACACCCTGGCCAATCCGCGCATCCGCGTGCGCAACCGCGAGAAGGCCAAGGTCCTGATCGGCGATCGCCTGCCGGTGGTGACCACCACACTGTCTGACAACTTCAGCACCGAGAGCATCAACTACCAGGATGTCGGCCTGGCACTGGAGGCCGAACCGATCATCAGCAGCAACGACGAGGTCCAGGTCCGGCTGCGACTGGAGGTGTCGAGCGTCACCGATACGATCACGACCAGCACCGGGCTGGTCGCTTACCAGATTGGCACGCGCACGGCCGAGACCGTGATGAGCGTGCGCAACAACCAGACCCAGGCCCTGGCCGGCCTCCTGCAGCGCAACGAGCAGGCTGGAGGCACCGGGCTGCCCGGCCTGAGCCGCATCCCCATCCTTGACCGCATCTTCGGCACCAGGGGCAGCGACAAACGCCGGACCGAGCTGATCCTGCTGATCACGCCGCGCATCGTCCGCAACCAGGGTGTCCCGGTCGACAGCATCACCGACTTCTATTCGGGTACGGAAACGCGGCTGAGCACGCAGCGCGACGACGCGATCGGCGACGCGGCAGTCAGGTCTGCGACCGCGCAGGGCAGTGCAGCGGCATCGCCGCCGCGGACCGGCGCCGCGGCCGTGCCACCGCCGTCGCCAACGCCACCGCAGTCAGCGGTGCCTTCAGGGCCGTCGTCACCGCCACCGCAGGCACCGCCGCCGCAGCAGTCACCACAGGGCAGACGCAGATGA
- a CDS encoding GspE/PulE family protein, whose amino-acid sequence MANGPGEGKERGTGQAFARGDDDSLQVRMWNEAGQDPDLYLQRVGLLTGLRGLDAGDLEAASPCFDLLPFAEAMPRNCLLVRDEDGQLLLVLADPFDPRQRSWAMQRLRVAFHFAFAVPGVLLAHLATHEVEHQAMGQVDMGNAQPGGSDGVKITLATLAADVHPVIRLVNSSLYDALKARASDIHVESTASGLVVKYRIDGVLLAAGSAAGTDVAEQVLSRLKVMADLDIGERRIPQDGRFRAIINQREIDFRVSIMPSIHGEDAVLRVLDKQRGQREAAPLRLDAIGHEADIVRAIRAVAHEPYGLILVTGPTGSGKSTTLYATLSEINTGEEKIITIEDPVEYELPGVLQIPINDKKGLTFARGLRSILRHDPDKILVGEIRDGETAAIAVQAALTGHLVLTSVHANGVFAVLDRFLHMGVDMHSFVASMLGAVAQRLMRLNCPHCLCDAPPDQALLRASALTLGQVDGWRFRKGAGCDACRRTGYLGRQPIAEVLRFNDAIRQCFMERRPLLELRQAAHESGFTPIRQVALRAVADGRTTLAEVNRVTLVE is encoded by the coding sequence ATGGCGAACGGACCCGGCGAAGGAAAGGAACGCGGTACAGGGCAGGCATTCGCCCGGGGTGATGACGACTCGCTGCAGGTGCGCATGTGGAACGAGGCGGGGCAGGATCCGGACCTGTATCTGCAGCGCGTCGGCCTTCTCACTGGTTTGCGTGGGCTGGATGCCGGCGACCTGGAAGCCGCCTCGCCGTGTTTCGACCTGCTGCCATTTGCCGAGGCGATGCCGCGCAACTGCCTGCTGGTGCGGGACGAGGATGGTCAGTTGCTCCTGGTCCTGGCCGACCCGTTCGATCCCCGCCAGCGCTCTTGGGCGATGCAGCGCTTGCGTGTCGCGTTCCACTTTGCCTTCGCGGTGCCGGGCGTGCTGCTGGCCCATCTGGCCACGCACGAGGTCGAGCACCAGGCGATGGGCCAGGTCGACATGGGCAATGCGCAGCCGGGCGGCAGTGATGGCGTGAAGATCACCCTCGCCACGTTGGCTGCCGATGTCCATCCGGTCATCCGCCTGGTGAACTCTTCGCTCTACGACGCACTCAAGGCACGGGCCTCCGACATCCACGTCGAAAGCACGGCATCGGGACTGGTGGTCAAGTACCGGATCGACGGCGTGTTGCTTGCCGCCGGTTCCGCCGCAGGCACCGACGTCGCCGAACAGGTGCTGTCACGGCTGAAGGTGATGGCCGATCTGGATATCGGCGAACGCCGGATTCCGCAGGATGGGCGCTTCCGCGCCATCATCAACCAGCGCGAGATCGACTTCCGCGTCTCGATCATGCCGTCCATCCACGGCGAGGACGCGGTCCTGCGCGTGCTCGACAAGCAGCGCGGGCAAAGGGAAGCCGCGCCGTTGCGGCTGGACGCCATCGGGCACGAGGCCGATATCGTCCGAGCCATCCGCGCCGTCGCCCATGAGCCCTACGGACTGATCCTGGTGACCGGGCCGACCGGCTCGGGAAAGTCGACGACGCTCTATGCCACCTTGTCGGAGATCAACACCGGCGAAGAGAAGATCATCACGATCGAAGATCCGGTGGAGTACGAGTTGCCCGGGGTCCTGCAGATTCCGATCAACGACAAGAAGGGGCTGACGTTCGCGCGCGGCCTGCGCTCGATCCTTCGCCACGACCCGGACAAGATCCTGGTGGGCGAGATCCGCGACGGCGAGACCGCCGCGATCGCCGTGCAGGCAGCCCTGACCGGCCACCTCGTACTGACCTCGGTGCATGCCAATGGCGTGTTCGCGGTGCTGGACCGCTTCCTGCACATGGGCGTGGACATGCACAGTTTCGTCGCCTCGATGCTCGGTGCCGTGGCGCAACGACTGATGCGCCTGAACTGCCCGCACTGCCTGTGCGACGCGCCGCCGGATCAAGCCCTGCTGCGTGCCTCCGCGCTGACGCTGGGGCAGGTCGACGGATGGCGGTTCCGCAAGGGGGCCGGTTGCGACGCCTGCCGCAGGACGGGTTACCTGGGGCGACAGCCGATCGCCGAGGTGCTGCGGTTCAACGATGCAATCAGGCAGTGCTTCATGGAACGACGGCCGTTGCTGGAGCTCCGGCAGGCCGCGCACGAGAGCGGCTTCACTCCGATACGCCAGGTTGCCCTGCGCGCCGTGGCGGACGGACGTACCACGTTGGCGGAGGTGAACCGTGTCACGCTGGTGGAATAG
- a CDS encoding type II secretion system F family protein, whose protein sequence is MRFQVRVLADGGQHQIELEAADESQLRQMVQAMGMAVVDVAPLHKRRLGMALRKPRFDRSLFTQELIALLEAGLSLIETMETLRDKSGEGINRSVLAGIVDALCEGLPLSKALERQPDAFPALYVATVASAERTGHLAEALKRYHHYDARLAVVRKKVVASMVYPMVVIATGAMIILFLAFYVIPKFSQVYASMKDLPAAARLMLWWGEAVHAHGAALFVAIVAIVAALVLAVLALRSARAREKLMALIWSLPRMGQYQRLFALTRFYRTLGLLLSGGMSVVASLELSSQLLPARMLPALSQALGDISAGKALSTALPAARLTTPVAERLIRVGEQSGEVAAMVTRSAEFCDDELDRAIDTLMRMVEPVLMLVVGAIVGTIVFLLYMPIFQLAGSVG, encoded by the coding sequence GTGCGCTTCCAGGTACGGGTCCTTGCCGATGGCGGACAGCACCAGATTGAACTGGAGGCCGCGGACGAATCACAGCTGCGCCAGATGGTGCAGGCAATGGGCATGGCGGTCGTCGATGTAGCGCCATTGCATAAGCGCCGTCTGGGCATGGCATTGCGCAAGCCGCGCTTTGACCGGTCGTTGTTCACGCAGGAACTGATTGCACTGCTGGAGGCGGGCCTCAGCCTGATCGAGACGATGGAGACGCTGCGCGACAAAAGCGGCGAGGGCATCAACCGCAGCGTCCTGGCCGGCATCGTCGATGCGCTGTGCGAGGGCCTGCCACTGTCAAAGGCACTGGAGCGCCAGCCGGACGCATTCCCCGCGCTGTACGTGGCAACGGTCGCCTCGGCCGAGCGCACCGGGCACCTGGCCGAGGCCCTGAAGCGCTACCACCACTACGACGCCAGGCTGGCGGTGGTGCGCAAGAAGGTGGTCGCGTCGATGGTGTACCCGATGGTGGTGATCGCGACCGGCGCGATGATCATCCTGTTCCTGGCGTTCTACGTGATCCCCAAGTTCAGCCAGGTCTACGCATCGATGAAGGATCTGCCGGCAGCGGCGAGATTGATGCTGTGGTGGGGGGAGGCGGTGCACGCCCACGGCGCGGCGCTGTTCGTGGCGATCGTGGCGATCGTGGCGGCGCTGGTGCTGGCCGTGCTGGCGCTGCGCAGTGCCAGGGCGCGCGAGAAGCTGATGGCCCTGATTTGGTCCCTGCCGCGCATGGGGCAGTACCAGCGGCTGTTCGCACTGACGCGCTTTTACCGGACCCTTGGATTGCTCCTTTCGGGTGGCATGTCGGTCGTGGCATCGCTGGAGCTGTCGTCGCAACTGTTGCCGGCGCGGATGCTGCCGGCGCTGTCGCAGGCGCTGGGTGACATCAGCGCCGGCAAGGCCCTGTCGACCGCATTGCCCGCCGCCCGGCTGACCACGCCGGTCGCCGAGCGACTGATCCGGGTCGGTGAGCAGAGCGGCGAGGTCGCGGCCATGGTCACGCGCTCGGCCGAGTTCTGCGACGACGAACTCGATCGGGCCATCGACACGCTGATGCGGATGGTGGAGCCGGTGCTGATGCTCGTCGTGGGCGCCATCGTCGGCACGATCGTGTTCCTGCTGTACATGCCGATATTCCAGTTGGCCGGAAGCGTGGGCTAG
- the gspG gene encoding type II secretion system major pseudopilin GspG produces MHVAASVAARGRRKSAAQMPGHRKPGHRTPGGFTLLELLVVLLIIALLAGYVGPKLFGEIGKARSKTAASQMKSIADALDRYRLDTGRFPTSEEGLRALSINPGNQQGWAGPYLGSDAPPDPWGAPYVFRVPGESGKDYDLLTLGADGKAGGTGEDADIVAK; encoded by the coding sequence ATGCACGTTGCTGCCTCTGTCGCTGCTCGCGGTCGTCGCAAGTCGGCCGCTCAAATGCCAGGCCATCGCAAGCCAGGCCATCGCACGCCAGGCGGCTTCACGCTGCTGGAACTGCTGGTGGTCCTGCTGATCATCGCGCTGCTGGCCGGCTACGTCGGACCGAAGCTGTTCGGCGAGATCGGCAAGGCCAGGAGCAAGACCGCGGCCTCGCAGATGAAGTCGATTGCCGATGCGCTCGACCGCTATCGCCTCGACACGGGACGGTTTCCCACCAGCGAGGAAGGCCTGAGGGCGCTTTCGATCAATCCCGGCAACCAGCAGGGCTGGGCCGGGCCCTACCTGGGCAGCGACGCGCCACCCGATCCCTGGGGCGCGCCGTACGTGTTCCGCGTGCCGGGTGAGAGTGGCAAGGACTACGACCTGTTGACGCTTGGCGCCGACGGCAAAGCCGGCGGAACCGGCGAAGACGCCGACATCGTCGCCAAGTAG
- a CDS encoding glycosyl hydrolase family 18 protein translates to MNLEKYRASLLAAALLAAYSSAAISAEWREGATYGAGSTVTYQGRTYQALQAHTAYVGAGWTPNSSPTLWRDIGAATGAPAPTPTPASTPAPAPAPSPSSGQCGAAWSAGATYASAGTRVTYGGRIYQNKWWTQGDNPAQSGEWGVWQDMGACSGGAGAPAPAPAPTPAPAPVPAPTPAPAPAPAPAPAPAPTPTPTPTPTPAPTPTPTPTPTPTPTPTPTPAPAPAPTPTPTPAPAPTPAPAPTPTPEPAPAPAPEPTPTTGPVNGSGTSSGKEVGGYFAQWGIYGRNYQVKDIANSGAAQHLTFVNYAFGNLYAKNGGYECDIITKAEPTDSNSPQAGTGGDGWADYQKGFTAAESIDGVADSWGFAWDDPRNGKAGPLKGNFNQFKKLKAKYPRMKVMISLGGWTWSRWFAKAAATDALRKQLASSCINVYIKGNLPFDQAGNAGGDAAAAGVFDGIDIDWEFPGGGGMPYNAVDPDDKRNYTLLLAEFRKQLDAVGQQDGKHYLLTVAIGSGGDKIANTEPGEYSKSLDWINVMSYDFHGGWEATGPTDFQSNLYIDPESPNAKGNGATFNVDSAIKALLQGGVAPSKIVVGIPFYGRGWTGVAAGPKGDGLYQPATKQAPGSYEAGIEDHKILKNAPGTVREHPVSKQAWKYDGTTFWSYDTPATVREKLEYVRQNNLRGVFSWELDGDADGAELTKVMGEINK, encoded by the coding sequence ATGAACCTGGAAAAGTATCGCGCGTCACTTTTGGCCGCGGCGCTGCTGGCCGCATATTCCTCTGCTGCGATCTCGGCCGAGTGGCGCGAAGGCGCCACCTACGGCGCCGGCTCGACGGTTACTTACCAGGGGCGAACCTATCAGGCGCTGCAGGCGCACACCGCCTACGTCGGTGCCGGTTGGACGCCGAATTCCAGCCCGACTCTGTGGCGCGACATCGGTGCCGCCACTGGCGCGCCGGCTCCCACACCGACGCCGGCATCGACGCCGGCACCGGCACCGGCACCCAGTCCGTCTTCGGGGCAATGCGGCGCCGCCTGGTCCGCCGGCGCGACTTATGCCAGCGCCGGCACGCGGGTCACCTACGGCGGCCGCATCTATCAGAACAAGTGGTGGACGCAGGGCGACAACCCGGCGCAGTCGGGCGAGTGGGGCGTCTGGCAGGACATGGGCGCCTGCTCGGGTGGGGCCGGTGCACCAGCGCCTGCGCCAGCTCCGACGCCAGCACCTGCGCCGGTACCGGCACCAACACCAGCACCAGCACCAGCACCAGCACCAGCACCGGCTCCTGCCCCGACTCCGACTCCGACTCCGACTCCGACGCCAGCTCCAACTCCAACTCCAACTCCAACTCCAACTCCAACTCCAACTCCAACTCCAACTCCTGCTCCTGCTCCTGCCCCGACTCCGACTCCGACTCCGGCCCCAGCTCCGACACCTGCTCCGGCTCCAACGCCGACACCCGAACCCGCACCCGCACCCGCACCGGAGCCAACCCCCACAACGGGACCCGTCAACGGATCGGGCACGTCGTCAGGCAAGGAGGTCGGCGGCTACTTCGCGCAGTGGGGCATCTACGGGCGCAACTACCAGGTCAAGGACATCGCCAACAGCGGCGCGGCCCAGCACCTGACCTTCGTCAACTACGCGTTCGGCAACCTCTACGCCAAGAACGGTGGCTACGAGTGCGACATCATCACCAAGGCCGAACCGACCGATTCCAACAGTCCGCAAGCCGGTACTGGCGGCGATGGCTGGGCGGATTACCAGAAGGGCTTCACGGCGGCCGAGTCGATCGATGGCGTAGCTGACTCGTGGGGATTCGCCTGGGACGATCCACGCAATGGCAAGGCCGGGCCGCTCAAGGGCAACTTCAACCAGTTCAAGAAACTCAAGGCCAAATACCCCAGGATGAAGGTCATGATCTCGCTGGGCGGCTGGACCTGGTCGCGGTGGTTCGCGAAGGCGGCGGCAACCGATGCGCTGCGCAAGCAACTGGCGAGCTCGTGCATCAATGTCTACATCAAGGGCAACCTGCCGTTCGACCAGGCCGGCAATGCCGGCGGCGACGCCGCCGCAGCAGGCGTGTTCGACGGCATCGACATCGACTGGGAGTTCCCCGGCGGCGGTGGAATGCCCTACAACGCGGTCGATCCCGACGACAAGCGCAATTACACACTGTTGCTGGCGGAGTTCCGCAAGCAGCTCGATGCGGTCGGCCAGCAGGACGGCAAGCACTATCTGCTGACGGTGGCGATCGGATCGGGCGGCGACAAGATCGCCAACACCGAACCGGGCGAATACAGCAAGTCGCTCGACTGGATCAACGTCATGTCCTACGACTTCCACGGCGGCTGGGAGGCCACGGGTCCGACCGATTTCCAGTCCAACCTGTACATCGATCCTGAAAGCCCCAACGCCAAGGGCAACGGCGCAACGTTCAACGTCGACAGCGCGATCAAGGCCCTGCTGCAGGGAGGCGTTGCGCCTTCGAAGATCGTCGTCGGCATTCCGTTCTATGGCCGCGGCTGGACCGGCGTGGCCGCGGGACCGAAAGGCGACGGGCTGTACCAGCCCGCCACCAAGCAGGCACCGGGCAGCTACGAGGCGGGCATCGAGGATCACAAGATCCTGAAGAACGCACCGGGCACCGTCCGCGAACATCCGGTCAGCAAGCAGGCGTGGAAGTACGACGGTACGACCTTCTGGTCGTACGACACGCCGGCCACCGTTCGCGAAAAGCTCGAATACGTGCGCCAGAACAATCTGCGGGGCGTCTTCAGCTGGGAGCTTGACGGTGACGCCGATGGTGCGGAGCTGACCAAGGTGATGGGAGAGATCAACAAGTAG
- the recJ gene encoding single-stranded-DNA-specific exonuclease RecJ yields MRPQARLRRREYEQAGQWPETLSPLLRRLYAARGATSIDQAQPRLANLLAPDDLGGLDAAVALLSAAITGDRHIVVVGDFDCDGATACAVGVRGLRMLGAQRVSHAVPNRMVHGYGLSPALVEELAALQPELLVTVDHGIACHAGIAAAKARGWQVLVTDHHLPGEHLPPADAIVDPNLHGDPFPSKVLAGVGVMFYVLLALRRHMREQGAFSGQGPDLTTLLDLVAVGTVADLVPLDANNRALVAAGLRRLRAGQGSVGLRALIEVSQRDAGRLTAADIGYAVAPRLNAAGRLEDMSLGIECLLTDDLARARDIAATLNEINSERRAVQQQMTDEAELALARVPSPDQVAAAAVCLYDAQWHPGVVGLVASKMKERLHRPVIAFAPAEPGSDTLRGSARSIPGFHIRDALADVAARHPDLIERFGGHAMAAGLSMRAEAYPAFARAFEQCAQATLTPELLQADILSDGELGAAEFNRASAESLRDGGPWGQGFPEPQFDGEFDVVSWRVVGERHLKLVLGFAGLRLNAIEFGGWLGNAPPDRLRIAYRLEPDDYRGGDAVQLVVVHSEPA; encoded by the coding sequence ATGAGGCCGCAAGCCAGGCTGCGCAGGCGCGAGTACGAGCAGGCCGGACAATGGCCGGAAACCCTGTCGCCGCTGTTGCGTCGCCTGTACGCGGCGCGCGGTGCGACCAGCATCGACCAGGCGCAGCCGCGCCTGGCCAACCTGCTGGCACCCGATGACCTGGGCGGCCTCGATGCCGCCGTGGCGCTGTTGTCGGCCGCGATCACCGGGGATCGCCACATTGTCGTGGTCGGCGATTTCGACTGCGACGGCGCGACCGCCTGCGCAGTCGGCGTGCGCGGCTTGCGCATGCTGGGTGCGCAACGTGTCTCGCACGCCGTGCCCAACCGCATGGTCCACGGTTACGGGCTGTCGCCGGCACTGGTCGAAGAGCTGGCGGCGCTGCAACCCGAGTTGCTGGTGACGGTCGACCACGGCATTGCCTGCCACGCCGGCATCGCCGCGGCCAAGGCGCGCGGTTGGCAAGTGCTGGTGACCGATCATCACTTGCCCGGCGAGCACTTGCCGCCGGCCGATGCCATTGTCGATCCGAACCTGCACGGCGACCCGTTCCCGAGCAAGGTGCTGGCCGGCGTTGGCGTGATGTTCTACGTGCTGCTGGCCCTTCGCCGCCACATGCGCGAGCAAGGGGCGTTCTCCGGCCAGGGTCCGGACCTGACGACGCTGCTCGACCTGGTCGCGGTGGGTACCGTCGCCGACCTGGTGCCGCTCGACGCGAACAATCGCGCGCTTGTCGCAGCAGGTCTGCGTCGGCTGCGCGCGGGGCAGGGCAGCGTTGGCCTGCGCGCCCTGATCGAAGTTTCGCAACGCGATGCCGGCCGCCTCACCGCCGCCGACATCGGCTATGCCGTGGCGCCGCGTCTCAACGCCGCGGGGCGTCTGGAGGACATGTCGCTGGGCATCGAGTGCCTGCTCACCGACGACCTGGCGCGGGCGCGCGACATCGCCGCGACCTTGAACGAGATCAACAGCGAACGCCGCGCCGTGCAACAGCAGATGACCGACGAAGCGGAGCTGGCGCTGGCGCGCGTGCCGTCGCCGGATCAGGTCGCTGCCGCAGCGGTATGCCTGTACGACGCGCAATGGCATCCCGGCGTGGTCGGACTGGTGGCATCGAAGATGAAGGAACGACTGCACCGTCCTGTCATCGCCTTCGCTCCGGCCGAACCGGGCAGCGACACCCTGCGCGGCTCGGCGCGGTCGATTCCGGGATTCCACATCCGTGATGCCTTGGCCGATGTCGCCGCACGCCATCCGGACCTGATCGAGCGTTTTGGTGGCCACGCCATGGCAGCCGGGTTGTCGATGCGCGCGGAGGCGTACCCGGCGTTTGCCAGGGCCTTCGAGCAGTGCGCGCAGGCCACGCTGACGCCCGAATTGCTGCAGGCCGACATCCTCAGCGATGGCGAGCTCGGTGCAGCAGAGTTCAACCGCGCCAGCGCCGAGTCACTGCGCGATGGTGGCCCATGGGGGCAGGGTTTCCCGGAGCCGCAGTTCGACGGCGAGTTTGACGTGGTGAGCTGGCGAGTCGTCGGCGAACGCCACCTCAAACTGGTGCTTGGCTTTGCCGGCTTGCGACTGAACGCGATCGAGTTTGGCGGCTGGCTCGGCAATGCGCCGCCAGATCGTCTGCGCATCGCATATCGCCTCGAACCCGATGACTACCGTGGCGGCGATGCGGTGCAGCTGGTGGTCGTGCACAGCGAGCCCGCCTAG
- a CDS encoding phosphoglycerate mutase: MVSLLLPARDRFGGQRLSPATGKALARADRSQSAADPSVDGRAQMARVLDVLPRGWPVAAAARQRDVGDAANAVWLRADPAYVQPDINGARLLSYGQALGLSASDAAALLRPLKPLFGDAGFPIDAPVPSRWYLRFPPGARLPEFTSPEQALGADMFDQLPEGNEGRRWRALLSEAQVVLHNHPLNASRAAAGLAPVNSLWFWGAGVLPDHVRTRFARIASEDEALTALAALAGAQVDARPPSWPGNVGDALFDLRDGRDLALLERDWFAPLLAALAKGQLDGLQFDFADGARYDIARSQRWRFWRKPLHSFVTATGRGGA; encoded by the coding sequence ATGGTCAGCCTGCTGCTGCCGGCACGCGATCGCTTCGGCGGGCAGCGGCTCTCGCCCGCCACGGGCAAGGCCCTGGCCCGCGCCGACCGCAGCCAGTCGGCAGCAGATCCCTCCGTGGACGGCCGTGCGCAGATGGCGCGCGTGCTCGACGTGCTCCCGCGCGGCTGGCCGGTCGCCGCGGCGGCGCGCCAGCGCGACGTCGGCGATGCCGCCAACGCGGTCTGGCTACGCGCCGATCCGGCCTATGTGCAGCCGGACATCAACGGTGCGCGGCTGCTGTCCTACGGCCAGGCCCTGGGCCTGTCCGCGAGTGATGCGGCTGCACTGCTGCGTCCGCTGAAGCCGCTCTTCGGCGATGCCGGGTTCCCGATCGACGCACCGGTGCCGTCGCGCTGGTATCTGCGCTTTCCTCCCGGTGCCAGGCTCCCCGAATTCACCTCGCCCGAGCAGGCGCTCGGCGCCGACATGTTCGACCAGTTGCCCGAAGGCAACGAAGGTCGCCGCTGGCGCGCGTTGCTGAGCGAAGCCCAGGTCGTGCTTCACAACCACCCGCTCAATGCCTCGCGTGCCGCGGCAGGCCTGGCGCCGGTCAACTCGCTGTGGTTCTGGGGCGCCGGGGTGCTGCCTGATCACGTGCGCACGCGCTTTGCCCGCATTGCCAGTGAGGACGAGGCGCTGACGGCGCTGGCTGCGCTCGCCGGCGCACAGGTCGATGCACGACCACCGTCATGGCCCGGCAACGTCGGGGACGCGTTGTTCGATCTTCGCGATGGCCGCGATCTGGCACTGCTGGAGCGCGACTGGTTCGCTCCCTTGCTTGCGGCATTGGCGAAGGGTCAGCTCGACGGTCTGCAGTTCGACTTCGCCGATGGCGCGCGTTACGACATTGCGCGCAGCCAGCGTTGGCGCTTCTGGCGCAAGCCGCTGCATTCGTTTGTCACGGCGACGGGACGCGGCGGCGCATGA
- the greA gene encoding transcription elongation factor GreA, translating into MRAPITLHGAQRLRAELEELKSVKRPAVINAISEARAHGDLKENAEYHAAREQQGFIEGRIKQLEAELSHAQIIDVASLNAGSRVVFGAKVELADSETDEERSYQIVGDLEADIKQGLIAISSPVARALIGKHEGDTVTIEAPGGIREYEIVGVSYAG; encoded by the coding sequence ATGCGAGCACCCATTACCCTGCACGGCGCACAGCGCCTGCGCGCCGAGCTTGAAGAGCTCAAGTCGGTCAAGCGCCCGGCCGTGATCAATGCGATCTCCGAGGCGCGCGCCCATGGCGATCTCAAGGAGAACGCCGAGTACCACGCCGCGCGCGAGCAGCAGGGCTTCATCGAAGGCCGCATCAAGCAGCTCGAAGCCGAGCTGTCGCATGCGCAGATCATCGACGTCGCATCGTTGAACGCAGGTTCGCGGGTCGTGTTCGGCGCCAAGGTCGAGCTGGCCGACAGCGAGACCGACGAAGAGCGCAGCTACCAGATCGTTGGCGACCTGGAAGCGGACATCAAGCAGGGCCTGATCGCGATTTCGTCGCCGGTGGCGCGTGCGCTGATCGGCAAGCACGAAGGCGATACGGTGACCATCGAAGCACCCGGCGGCATCCGCGAGTACGAGATCGTCGGCGTCAGCTACGCCGGCTGA